In one window of Bizionia sp. M204 DNA:
- a CDS encoding DUF349 domain-containing protein, whose translation MSEHDNLPKADGKPEELQPETTENVQENQDVANESSPSEAIEKIEIPVEAETANETEKAAETVTEDHDEVINEIEESNAEDAEDEGNADRHHIEEKDYDKMSMEALVKELEHLVTNHKVQAIKKQVEEIRSEFKSQFNTLLDEKKEEFLNEGGNEIDFFFSSPLQKRFKDIYKDYKGKLHTHHKNIENNLKDNLANRLQIIEEIKGLFNDEENINTTYKHFKELQDRWKTAGPIPRDKYNNAWNSYHHHVEVFYDFLHLNRDLRDLDFKHNLDQKLKIIERAEELAKDEDLNRAFRELQVLHKMWKEELGPVDKEHREAVWDRFKAATKTIHDRRQVYFAELDQVYEKNLEVKNEIILQINKISEKGADSHNGWQNSIKDVEQFRNLFFSAGKVPIKVNEETWAKFKDAVRNFNRKKNAFYKNLKKSQFDNLQKKMDLIQIAEDNKDSEDFESTTALMKKIQSDWKKIGHVPRKNSDKIWKQFKTACNYYFDRLHKAKDAVNAEGNEAFTKKVQLLEELKTLELSGDKETDLATVKSFIENWKSVGNVPSNKRYIEGKLNKALDGVFKKLNLNKNEAELIKFETKLESLNNAQDSRHLDNERIFIRKRITEIKAEINQLENNLQFFQNVNDENPLVQDVHKNIEKHKQDLKLWKTKLRKIKELY comes from the coding sequence ATGTCAGAGCACGATAACCTGCCAAAAGCAGATGGAAAACCAGAAGAGTTACAACCGGAAACTACTGAAAACGTTCAAGAAAACCAGGACGTTGCAAATGAATCATCACCTTCAGAAGCCATAGAAAAAATAGAAATACCTGTAGAAGCTGAAACAGCAAATGAAACTGAAAAAGCAGCAGAAACGGTTACCGAAGATCATGATGAAGTCATTAATGAGATTGAAGAATCCAATGCGGAAGACGCCGAGGATGAAGGCAATGCAGACAGGCATCATATTGAAGAAAAAGACTATGATAAAATGTCTATGGAAGCCTTGGTGAAGGAGCTGGAACATTTGGTTACAAACCATAAAGTGCAAGCCATTAAAAAGCAAGTAGAGGAAATTCGTTCGGAATTTAAATCGCAGTTTAACACTTTACTAGACGAGAAAAAGGAAGAATTTTTAAACGAAGGCGGAAATGAAATCGATTTCTTTTTTTCCAGTCCGCTGCAAAAACGTTTTAAAGATATATACAAAGATTACAAAGGCAAACTACACACGCATCATAAAAACATAGAAAATAACCTAAAAGATAATTTAGCCAATAGGCTTCAAATTATTGAAGAAATAAAAGGATTATTTAATGATGAGGAAAATATAAATACTACCTATAAACACTTTAAGGAACTCCAAGATCGTTGGAAAACGGCTGGCCCAATTCCACGTGACAAATACAATAATGCTTGGAATAGTTACCATCATCATGTTGAGGTTTTTTATGATTTTCTACATTTAAATCGGGATTTACGGGATTTAGATTTCAAACATAATTTAGATCAGAAATTAAAAATTATTGAGCGTGCTGAAGAGTTAGCAAAAGACGAAGATTTAAATCGTGCATTTAGAGAGTTACAGGTGCTACATAAAATGTGGAAGGAAGAATTGGGCCCTGTTGATAAGGAACATCGTGAAGCCGTATGGGACCGTTTTAAAGCTGCCACGAAAACCATTCATGACAGGCGCCAAGTTTATTTTGCTGAATTAGATCAAGTTTACGAGAAGAATTTAGAAGTTAAAAATGAAATAATTCTTCAGATCAACAAAATCAGTGAAAAAGGAGCTGATTCACATAATGGTTGGCAAAATAGCATTAAAGATGTGGAGCAATTTCGCAATTTATTTTTCAGTGCTGGAAAAGTGCCTATTAAGGTAAATGAGGAAACTTGGGCAAAATTTAAAGATGCAGTAAGAAACTTTAATCGCAAGAAAAATGCTTTTTATAAAAATTTAAAGAAATCGCAGTTTGATAATCTTCAAAAGAAAATGGATTTAATTCAAATAGCAGAAGACAATAAAGATAGTGAGGATTTTGAAAGCACTACAGCTTTAATGAAGAAAATTCAAAGCGATTGGAAGAAAATTGGTCATGTACCTCGGAAGAATAGTGATAAAATCTGGAAACAGTTTAAAACAGCTTGCAACTATTATTTTGACCGTTTGCACAAGGCTAAAGATGCCGTAAACGCGGAAGGCAATGAAGCTTTTACCAAAAAAGTGCAATTGCTTGAGGAATTGAAAACCTTGGAATTATCTGGTGACAAGGAAACAGATTTAGCAACCGTTAAATCCTTTATTGAAAACTGGAAGTCGGTTGGTAATGTTCCCTCAAACAAGCGTTATATTGAAGGAAAATTAAATAAAGCCTTGGATGGTGTTTTCAAAAAATTGAATTTAAATAAAAATGAAGCCGAACTAATCAAGTTTGAAACCAAGTTAGAATCCCTTAATAATGCACAAGATTCTAGGCATTTAGACAATGAGCGTATTTTTATTAGAAAGCGTATTACTGAAATTAAAGCAGAAATAAATCAGTTGGAAAACAACTTGCAATTTTTTCAGAATGTTAATGATGAAAATCCTTTGGTACAAGACGTTCATAAAAATATTGAAAAACACAAGCAAGATTTGAAATTGTGGAAAACCAAATTGCGCAAAATTAAAGAATTATATTAG